The nucleotide sequence GAGAAGATCTATATTTAAACGGACAAAACATAGCATTATCCAACTTACTCTATAGTTCATTACCTGCTTTTGGTGGAAAAATTTATTTTGATGAGTTGCTAATAAAATTTCAAATATTTATCAGAGAACAAACTATACTAAATTATGAGAAGTTGTTTTCATTAATAAACCAAGTTTCTGATAATAATGATTTAAATGAAATTTTAGATTTAATTCGTCCTTCCTATGAGATTATTGGACATCGATTATTAGAGTTAATTCCTCCAAACTCTTTAGATTTATCATTTACATTTGGATTAACAACGATGGCCAAGTGGCGAAATGGAAGCGCTGATGATATTGTTTTAATCCATGATCAAACTTCTAATATGTCAAAGCAAATAGTTGAATGGAAAGCTCTTATGAGTGGTAATTTAGAAGAACAAACTTTAGGGTGGGATAAAAGAACATTGAATTTACCTATAAATATTAGTGAAACTAAATTCTGTAATTCTGAAAGTTGGACTGGATTACAAATTGCAGATATCTTAGCTGGTGCATCTGCTCATTCTGCAAAATGGCAGATTTCAAAAAATAAGTCCAAAGATGATTTCGGTGAAAAGGTGTTTGAAATATTTAAAGATGTGAATTTATCTTTGAGTTTATTACCATCGAATAAAGTTACTCCTGAAGAATTAGGGACTTTGGGGCCAAAACATAAAGATTCTAATGAAATAATAGGTAAAATTATCTTTTCAGCTAAAAATAAACACACATAACAAAGGCATCAACACGGAAACTTCACGCGGACGGTGATTTGGCAATCGAAAGTTTTTGCAGCGCTCGTTCCGGTTATGCCCAGTCCGTTAGCAAGTCACCAGAGAGACCACAAAATGAAAAAATATGAGTTGAGAGTTGTAAGTGGATTGAAAGGTGTTTTCTCAATAGTTGCTTTTACATTTCTAATTCTGTTTATACTCATTTTAGTTAAAGATGTGAATAATCTTTTCTCTAAAATTTTAATTTCTCTTTTTATTATTGGATTATTTACATATTTGGTCTTTAGGTTTTGTTCGGGTAAAATTTTGGTTGAGCAAAGCACAAATTCTTTTAAATTTAAGTGGATCGACAGACCATTTTTAGATTTCAGGAAACTTAACCCAATAATTATTAGTGAAATCAAAAGTATTGTGGTTGATGATAATGGACATATTAGAAAAATAAATACCGATATTTTCACGCTAAAAGTAAATAGTTTTAAACAAAAAAATGATGAAGCAGAGT is from Calditrichota bacterium and encodes:
- a CDS encoding DUF3800 domain-containing protein, giving the protein MKTIFLDESGYTGEDLLNTHQPFFVLASLDVSEVECNAYKKHYFSKVKSKELKYSSLKKYKNQQDMIIDFLSSFLKKKDNYQICIAHKKYVLIQKLVDFLIEPFVHEMGEDLYLNGQNIALSNLLYSSLPAFGGKIYFDELLIKFQIFIREQTILNYEKLFSLINQVSDNNDLNEILDLIRPSYEIIGHRLLELIPPNSLDLSFTFGLTTMAKWRNGSADDIVLIHDQTSNMSKQIVEWKALMSGNLEEQTLGWDKRTLNLPINISETKFCNSESWTGLQIADILAGASAHSAKWQISKNKSKDDFGEKVFEIFKDVNLSLSLLPSNKVTPEELGTLGPKHKDSNEIIGKIIFSAKNKHT